In the genome of Candidatus Eremiobacterota bacterium, the window TGCTGGAACAGGCGGAGTTGCTGTGCAAGGATTGGGTGGGGTAGTATCTTGAAATGTGAGGTTTAAATGGCAGGTTCGATAAAAGCCATGGTTGAGGCTGAAATGTTAATATGGGCCAGAAAAAATTCCGGCCTTGATATAGATATGGCTGCGAAAAAAGCGCAAGTGAAACCAGAAAAATTAACGGAATGGGAAAATGGCAATGTAAGGCCCACCATAAAGCAATTGCGAAAGCTAGGAAAAGTTTATAAAAGGCCTATTGCCTTTTTTTACCTGCCAGAACCACCTCGGGATTTTCAGGCAATGAAAGATTGCAGGAGGTTTCCTGGAGTTACAGGCTTTTCGGTATCACCCGAGTTAATCTATGAAATTCGAAGGGCTTTCGAAAAAAGGGAGATAGCAATAGAGCTTTATAAAGCAATGGACAGCAAACCGCCGGAGTTAAAAGTAAAAGCGAGCCTCAGTGATGATCCTGAAAAATTGGGTGATCACCTGAGGAAGGTGTTAGATGTTAAATTTGAGGAACAGATTCAGTTTAAAAGCAGTTATGATGCTTTAAATTATTGGAGGAGCAAGGTAGAAGAAAGAGGGGTATTGGTATTCAGCGCCACAGATGTGAAAATCGAAGAAATGAGGGGATTTGCCATTGGAGAACCGCCATTGCCTGCCATTGTAGTAAACATAAAAGACAGCCCATATGGGAGAGTGTTTTCCATCATACATGAATTGGTGCATATAATTTTAAAAGAAAGCTGCCTTTGTGACTCTCATGATGCCGAAGATCTTCCACCGGAAAAAAGAGAAGTGGAAATATTCTGCAATGCAGTGGCTGGCTGTACCTTGGTGCCTCGAAGAAATATACTAAAAGAGGAACTTGTTGAGAAGAAAACAAACGCCTGTGAATGGACAGATGATGAGCTTAAAGGCTTAGCTAAGCGATATGGTGTAAGTAGAGAGACAATGCTTAGGAGGCTTCTTGAATACGGCAGAACAAATGAATCATTTTATAAGGAAAAACGGGCTCAGTTTATAAAAGAGTATACGCAACCCCAAAGAAAAAGGAAAAAGGCCATACCTCAGCCTTACCGT includes:
- a CDS encoding XRE family transcriptional regulator, encoding MAGSIKAMVEAEMLIWARKNSGLDIDMAAKKAQVKPEKLTEWENGNVRPTIKQLRKLGKVYKRPIAFFYLPEPPRDFQAMKDCRRFPGVTGFSVSPELIYEIRRAFEKREIAIELYKAMDSKPPELKVKASLSDDPEKLGDHLRKVLDVKFEEQIQFKSSYDALNYWRSKVEERGVLVFSATDVKIEEMRGFAIGEPPLPAIVVNIKDSPYGRVFSIIHELVHIILKESCLCDSHDAEDLPPEKREVEIFCNAVAGCTLVPRRNILKEELVEKKTNACEWTDDELKGLAKRYGVSRETMLRRLLEYGRTNESFYKEKRAQFIKEYTQPQRKRKKAIPQPYRIAISKAGRPLVKLVLNNYYKQTITSSDVSDFLEIRLKHLKKIEDEVMGPNIVID